Proteins found in one Pelmatolapia mariae isolate MD_Pm_ZW linkage group LG7, Pm_UMD_F_2, whole genome shotgun sequence genomic segment:
- the LOC134632254 gene encoding G1/S-specific cyclin-D1-like, translating to MEPQLWCCEGDGPPIPRAYRDSNLLTDRVLHALLRVEDMYLPAPNYFKCVQREISPYMRRIVAAWMLEVCEEQKCEEEVFPLAMNYMDRILSVEPTKKNHLQLLGAACMFLASKLKETIPLTAEKLCIYTDNSVTPSQLLQMELLVLNKLKWDLASPTPLDFIDHFLSQLPVNKENKSILRKHAQTFVALCATDVKFIASPPSMVAAGSMVAAVEGLQMRMVGNAMMSQKLTEQLAQTIKSDPDCLRACQEQIESLLETSLRQAQQQQHSFAMETKKMGEDHSATPTDVRDINI from the exons ATGGAGCCTCAGCTGTGGTGCTGCGAGGGGGATGGGCCTCCTATACCGAGAGCCTACCGAGACTCCAACCTGTTGACTGACCGGGTCCTGCACGCTCTGCTGCGGGTAGAAGACATGTACCTCCCCGCTCCTAACTACTTTAAATGTGTCCAGAGAGAGATATCTCCGTACATGAGGAGGATAGTCGCTGCCTGGATGTTAGAG GTGTGCGAGGAGCAGAAATGTGAGGAGGAGGTTTTCCCCTTAGCTATGAACTACATGGATCGCATCTTGTCAGTGGAACCCACGAAGAAGAATCATCTGCAGTTGTTGGGAGCTGCCTGCATGTTCCTGGCATCTAAACTAAAGGAGACAATCCCACTGACTGCGGAGAAACTCTGCATCTACACTGATAATTCAGTCACACCTTCTCAGTTGCTG CAGATGGAGCTGCTGGTTTTGAATAAGCTGAAGTGGGACCTGGCTTCACCCACCCCTCTTGACTTCATCGACCACTTCCTGTCTCAGCTGCCTGTCAACAAAGAGAACAAGTCGATACTGAGGAAGCACGCTCAGACCTTTGTTGCACTGTGTGCCACAG ATGTCAAATTCATAGCCAGCCCCCCATCCATGGTGGCAGCAGGCAGCATGGTGGCAGCAGTAGAGGGCTTACAGATGAGAATGGTGGGTAACGCCATGATGTCTCAAAAACTGACAGAACAGCTGGCTCAGACCATCAAAAGTGACCCG GATTGTTTGAGAGCATGTCAGGAACAGATTGAGTCTTTGCTGGAAACCAGCCTCAGACaggcacaacagcagcagcactcaTTTGCTATGGAAACTAAGAAAATGGGAGAGGACCACTCAGCGACGCCCACAGATGTACGAGACATTAACATCTGA